From Primulina tabacum isolate GXHZ01 chromosome 2, ASM2559414v2, whole genome shotgun sequence, one genomic window encodes:
- the LOC142536606 gene encoding 3-hydroxyisobutyryl-CoA hydrolase-like protein 5 isoform X1, which yields MAQEIVKAGEEVVLTEETGRVRLITLNQPRRLNVISSDMVASLAKFLEKWEKDDTAALVLFKGSGRAFSAGGDLKMFYDGRISKDPCVEVVYRMYWLCYHIHTYKKTLVALVDGISMGGGASFMVPMKFSVVTEKTVFATPEASIGFHTDCGFSYMLPRLQGHLGEFLGLTGARLSGKELVAAGLATHFVPSEKLPELEKCLIGLNTGEENAVKPVIDEWSITCQIDENSILNNARLPVIDQCFSKESVEEIIVSLEVEASKEGNGWIAPFLKSLKRSSPTSLKITLQSIREGRKQSLAECLKKEFRITMNILRIMISGDVYEGIRALTIDKDNTPKWEPSNLEAINIDKINEVFLPFKEDLELKIPNEEDCRWQGKYEGSAYANSV from the exons atggcacaagagattgtgAAGGCAGGTGAAGAG GTTGTTCTTACTGAGGAAACTGGTCGCGTAAGATTGATTACCCTGAATCAACCACGTCGATTGAATGTCATTTCTTCCGATATG GTTGCTTCGCTAGCTAAGTTTCTGGAAAAATGGGAGAAAGATGATACGGCAGCGCTTGTACTATTCAAG GGATCTGGTCGTGCTTTTTCTGCTGGTGGGGATTTGAAAATGTTCTACGATGGAAGGATTTCAA AGGACCCTTGTGTTGAAGTAGTTTACAGGATGTACTGGCTTTGCTATCATATCCATACATACAAGAAAACACTG GTCGCTTTAGTTGATGGAATTTCCATGGGTGGAGGCGCATCCTTCATGGTCCCGATGAAGTTCTCTGTTGTCACGGAAAAAACT GTTTTCGCGACTCCAGAAGCAAGCATAGGCTTTCATACAGACTGTGGATTTTCATACATGCTTCCCCGCCTTCAGGGGCATTTAG GCGAATTTTTAGGCTTGACTGGGGCAAGGCTGAGTGGTAAAGAATTGGTTGCAGCAGGTTTGGCAACTCATTTTGTGCCGTCTGAG AAATTACCTGAGCTAGAGAAATGCCTGATCGGTTTGAATACTGGGGAAGAGAATGCTGTTAAACCTGTCATCGATGAATGGAGTATCACCTGTCAGATTGATGAAAACAGTATCCTGAACAA TGCAAGACTCCCAGTCATTGATCAGTGTTTTTCTAAAGAGTCAGTCGAGGAGATCATAGTATCACTT GAAGTTGAAGCAAGCAAAGAGGGGAATGGTTGGATAGCTCCGTTCCTCAAAAGCTTAAAGAGATCATCCCCAACGTCTTTAAAGATAACACTACAGTCG ATTCGTGAAGGAAGGAAGCAATCACTGGCTGAATGCCTGAAGAAAGAGTTCAGAATCACAATGAATATTCTTAGGATCATGATATCCGGTGATGTTTACGAG GGTATCAGAGCTCTCACAATTGACAAGGACAACACCCCAAAA TGGGAGCCCTCAAATCTTGAAGCTATAAACATTGACAAAATCAATGAGGTGTTTCTGCCGTTTAAAGAGGATCTGGAGCTCAAGATTCCAAATGAAGAGGACTGCAG GTGGCAAGGAAAATATGAAGGTTCAGCCTATGCAAATTCTGTGTAA
- the LOC142536606 gene encoding 3-hydroxyisobutyryl-CoA hydrolase-like protein 5 isoform X2 produces the protein MAQEIVKAGEEVVLTEETGRVRLITLNQPRRLNVISSDMVASLAKFLEKWEKDDTAALVLFKGSGRAFSAGGDLKMFYDGRISKDPCVEVVYRMYWLCYHIHTYKKTLVALVDGISMGGGASFMVPMKFSVVTEKTVFATPEASIGFHTDCGFSYMLPRLQGHLGEFLGLTGARLSGKELVAAGLATHFVPSEKLPELEKCLIGLNTGEENAVKPVIDEWSITCQIDENSILNNARLPVIDQCFSKESVEEIIVSLEVEASKEGNGWIAPFLKSLKRSSPTSLKITLQSIREGRKQSLAECLKKEFRITMNILRIMISGDVYEGIRALTIDKDNTPKVMVHAWCYQTGEAENLHL, from the exons atggcacaagagattgtgAAGGCAGGTGAAGAG GTTGTTCTTACTGAGGAAACTGGTCGCGTAAGATTGATTACCCTGAATCAACCACGTCGATTGAATGTCATTTCTTCCGATATG GTTGCTTCGCTAGCTAAGTTTCTGGAAAAATGGGAGAAAGATGATACGGCAGCGCTTGTACTATTCAAG GGATCTGGTCGTGCTTTTTCTGCTGGTGGGGATTTGAAAATGTTCTACGATGGAAGGATTTCAA AGGACCCTTGTGTTGAAGTAGTTTACAGGATGTACTGGCTTTGCTATCATATCCATACATACAAGAAAACACTG GTCGCTTTAGTTGATGGAATTTCCATGGGTGGAGGCGCATCCTTCATGGTCCCGATGAAGTTCTCTGTTGTCACGGAAAAAACT GTTTTCGCGACTCCAGAAGCAAGCATAGGCTTTCATACAGACTGTGGATTTTCATACATGCTTCCCCGCCTTCAGGGGCATTTAG GCGAATTTTTAGGCTTGACTGGGGCAAGGCTGAGTGGTAAAGAATTGGTTGCAGCAGGTTTGGCAACTCATTTTGTGCCGTCTGAG AAATTACCTGAGCTAGAGAAATGCCTGATCGGTTTGAATACTGGGGAAGAGAATGCTGTTAAACCTGTCATCGATGAATGGAGTATCACCTGTCAGATTGATGAAAACAGTATCCTGAACAA TGCAAGACTCCCAGTCATTGATCAGTGTTTTTCTAAAGAGTCAGTCGAGGAGATCATAGTATCACTT GAAGTTGAAGCAAGCAAAGAGGGGAATGGTTGGATAGCTCCGTTCCTCAAAAGCTTAAAGAGATCATCCCCAACGTCTTTAAAGATAACACTACAGTCG ATTCGTGAAGGAAGGAAGCAATCACTGGCTGAATGCCTGAAGAAAGAGTTCAGAATCACAATGAATATTCTTAGGATCATGATATCCGGTGATGTTTACGAG GGTATCAGAGCTCTCACAATTGACAAGGACAACACCCCAAAA GTCATGGTTCATGCTTGGTGTTATCAAACAGGTGAAGCAGAAAATTTACATTTGTAG